In the genome of Bacillus sp. S3, one region contains:
- a CDS encoding DUF4097 family beta strand repeat-containing protein, whose product MKEEKKRILQMVEEGKLRADEALALLDELEKAQQTMEQKQEQMVNELSTAVQFDEAKKEDPFQTKTQSTKDKIFEFVDSALKKIKDFDFDLNFGQSVDISHIFQHGEVDLKDMDIDVANGSVKLASWEQPDVRIECQAKVYRVDNQDQARQNFLRDVHFTVEHQKLRFSTQQKWMKVEAIIYVPKAQYERVRIRMFNGGITGEGMNVHDLRVKTANGKISLHQINGKKAEVETANGKISVVGSQIDEVETETINGAIQLDGDFRKLEAESFNGNISANLQGNRSEWVQVKATTGGIDLFVPEAAPVNGELKTNLGGFNLNLTGVQVLEEKSEMIQKLLRFQSVNHPDKMMRIYADTKTGSITVHKSHNA is encoded by the coding sequence ATGAAAGAGGAAAAAAAACGGATTCTGCAAATGGTTGAAGAAGGAAAACTTAGAGCTGACGAGGCGTTAGCGCTGCTCGATGAACTGGAAAAGGCACAGCAAACGATGGAGCAAAAGCAGGAACAAATGGTGAACGAGCTTTCAACCGCTGTACAGTTTGATGAAGCAAAAAAAGAAGACCCATTCCAAACGAAAACCCAATCTACTAAGGATAAGATTTTTGAGTTTGTTGATTCCGCATTGAAAAAAATTAAAGACTTTGATTTTGACTTAAACTTCGGCCAATCCGTTGATATCTCCCATATTTTCCAACATGGCGAAGTGGATTTAAAAGATATGGACATCGATGTAGCCAATGGTTCCGTGAAGCTCGCTTCCTGGGAGCAGCCGGACGTAAGGATAGAGTGCCAGGCAAAGGTATACCGGGTGGACAATCAGGATCAGGCGCGGCAAAACTTTCTCCGCGATGTACACTTTACAGTTGAACACCAAAAATTGCGGTTTAGCACACAGCAAAAATGGATGAAGGTGGAGGCTATCATTTATGTGCCAAAAGCGCAATACGAACGCGTCCGCATTCGCATGTTTAATGGCGGTATTACCGGTGAAGGAATGAATGTCCATGACCTTCGGGTAAAAACCGCAAATGGAAAAATAAGCCTTCATCAGATTAATGGAAAAAAGGCAGAGGTGGAAACGGCAAACGGGAAAATATCGGTTGTCGGCAGTCAAATTGATGAGGTGGAAACCGAGACCATTAACGGTGCAATTCAACTTGATGGCGACTTTAGAAAACTAGAAGCAGAGTCGTTCAACGGAAATATCAGCGCAAACCTGCAGGGAAATCGTTCCGAATGGGTTCAAGTAAAAGCGACCACGGGAGGCATTGACTTATTTGTCCCAGAGGCAGCACCGGTTAATGGTGAACTCAAGACAAATCTTGGCGGTTTTAATCTCAATCTAACCGGTGTCCAGGTGCTTGAGGAGAAGAGTGAAATGATTCAGAAGTTGCTTCGCTTCCAATCGGTTAACCATCCTGATAAAATGATGAGAATCTATGCCGATACGAAAACAGGCTCAATCACGGTTCACAAATCACACAATGCCTAA
- a CDS encoding DUF4870 domain-containing protein — protein METRKVLSSLCYFSIFFAGFIFPLAVFIATGDEATKVHAKKSLLSHLIPMIPTPLIVFAVFYDFTNIQDTVSAFTVISIVVLVIIWMVVVIWNIVKGVKVLLAE, from the coding sequence ATGGAAACAAGAAAAGTCCTTTCAAGTTTGTGTTATTTCAGCATTTTTTTTGCCGGATTTATTTTTCCGCTTGCCGTCTTTATTGCTACCGGTGATGAGGCGACAAAAGTGCACGCCAAGAAATCGTTATTATCCCATTTAATTCCGATGATCCCGACACCGCTGATTGTATTTGCAGTGTTTTATGACTTTACCAATATTCAAGATACAGTTTCGGCGTTTACGGTCATTAGCATTGTTGTTCTTGTCATCATTTGGATGGTTGTTGTGATTTGGAACATTGTCAAAGGCGTAAAGGTCCTCCTGGCTGAATAA
- the uvrA gene encoding excinuclease ABC subunit UvrA yields the protein MAMENLIVKGARAHNLKNIDVTIPRDKLVVVTGLSGSGKSSLAFDTIYAEGQRRYVESLSAYARQFLGQMDKPDVDAIEGLSPAISIDQKTTSRNPRSTVGTVTEIYDYLRLLYARVGHPTCPIHHIEISSQTIEQMVDRILEYPERTKMQILAPVISGRKGTHVKVFEDVKKQGFVRVRVDGEMMDLGDEIELEKNKKHSIEVVVDRIVVKEGIAARVADSLETALKLGEGKVIVDVIGEEELLFSENHACPLCGFSIGELEPRMFSFNSPFGACPECDGLGSKLEVDVDLVIPNKDLTLKQHAIAPWEPTSSQYYPQLLEAVCNHFGVDMDVPVKDIPEHLLEKVLYGSGREKIYFRYENDFGQIREGHIEFEGVIRNVERRFKETSSDYIREQMEKYMGQKPCPTCKGFRLKKETLAVLIDGRHIAKVTDLSIEEAYQFFSELHLSEKEMQIAKLIFREIKERLGFLINVGLDYLTLSRMAGTLSGGEAQRIRLATQIGSRLTGVMYILDEPSIGLHQRDNDRLIGTLKSMRDIGNTLIVVEHDEDTMLAADYLIDIGPGAGIHGGEVVSAGIPAEVMADPNSLTGQYLSGKKFIPLPLERRKPDGRYIEIKGAAENNLKNVNVKFPLGVFTAVTGVSGSGKSTLINEILHKSLAQKLNRAKTKPGEHKSIKGIEHLEKVIDIDQSPIGRTPRSNPATYTGVFDDIRDVFSATNEAKVRGYKKGRFSFNVKGGRCEACRGDGIIKIEMHFLPDVYVPCEVCHGKRYNRETLEVKYKGKSISDILDMTVEAAVEFFENIPKISRKLQTILDVGLGYVKLGQPATTLSGGEAQRVKLASELHRRSTGKTFYILDEPTTGLHVDDISRLLVVLQRLVENGDTVLVIEHNLDVIKAADYLVDLGPEGGDKGGTIVATGTPEKIAETPASYTGKYLKPILDRDRERMKQLVADKSAVKA from the coding sequence ATGGCGATGGAGAATTTAATTGTAAAAGGCGCCAGAGCCCACAACTTGAAAAATATTGATGTCACCATTCCGAGAGATAAGCTTGTTGTTGTAACGGGACTTTCCGGTTCAGGAAAGTCCTCGCTTGCGTTTGATACCATTTATGCGGAAGGCCAGCGCCGTTATGTCGAATCACTTTCGGCATATGCAAGGCAATTCCTCGGCCAGATGGATAAGCCCGACGTCGATGCGATTGAGGGCCTCTCCCCGGCGATTTCGATAGATCAGAAAACAACAAGCCGCAATCCGCGTTCAACCGTCGGAACGGTGACAGAAATCTATGATTACCTACGATTACTATACGCAAGGGTTGGACATCCAACCTGTCCGATTCACCATATCGAAATCTCCTCACAAACGATTGAGCAGATGGTCGACCGGATTCTTGAATACCCGGAACGAACGAAAATGCAAATCCTAGCCCCGGTTATATCCGGGAGAAAAGGAACGCATGTGAAAGTCTTCGAAGATGTGAAGAAACAAGGCTTTGTCCGGGTTCGCGTTGATGGGGAAATGATGGATCTTGGCGATGAGATTGAACTGGAAAAGAATAAAAAGCACTCGATTGAAGTCGTAGTTGACCGGATTGTCGTTAAGGAAGGAATCGCTGCCAGAGTGGCGGATTCACTTGAAACAGCACTGAAGCTGGGCGAAGGCAAGGTCATCGTCGACGTCATTGGTGAGGAAGAGCTGCTGTTTAGTGAAAATCATGCTTGTCCGCTTTGCGGCTTTTCCATTGGTGAGCTTGAACCGCGGATGTTTTCTTTCAACAGTCCATTCGGGGCCTGCCCGGAGTGTGACGGGCTCGGTTCCAAGCTTGAAGTCGATGTCGATCTTGTGATACCAAATAAGGATTTAACCCTAAAGCAGCATGCGATTGCCCCATGGGAGCCGACAAGTTCACAATATTACCCGCAGCTCTTGGAGGCGGTCTGTAACCATTTCGGAGTGGATATGGACGTACCTGTCAAGGATATTCCTGAGCATCTTTTGGAAAAAGTGCTCTACGGCTCCGGGCGTGAAAAAATTTATTTCCGCTATGAGAACGACTTCGGACAAATCCGCGAGGGGCATATTGAATTTGAAGGCGTCATCCGCAATGTTGAGCGCCGGTTTAAAGAGACGAGCTCTGACTATATCCGTGAACAAATGGAAAAATACATGGGCCAGAAGCCATGTCCAACCTGCAAAGGCTTTCGTTTGAAAAAAGAAACGTTAGCTGTTTTGATTGACGGCCGCCACATTGCCAAAGTGACGGACCTTTCGATCGAAGAAGCCTATCAATTTTTCTCGGAATTACACCTGTCGGAAAAAGAAATGCAAATTGCCAAGCTGATTTTTCGTGAAATCAAGGAGCGCCTTGGCTTCTTAATCAATGTCGGTCTTGATTATTTAACGCTTAGCCGAATGGCCGGTACTTTATCAGGCGGGGAAGCACAGCGGATTCGTTTAGCAACGCAGATTGGTTCGCGTTTAACAGGCGTGATGTATATCTTGGATGAGCCATCAATCGGTCTTCATCAGCGTGATAACGACCGGTTAATTGGAACACTGAAAAGCATGCGTGATATTGGCAACACCTTGATTGTCGTTGAACATGACGAAGATACGATGCTCGCCGCCGATTATTTGATTGATATCGGCCCTGGTGCAGGTATCCACGGTGGAGAAGTGGTCTCTGCCGGAATACCTGCAGAAGTAATGGCGGACCCGAATTCGCTGACAGGCCAATATTTGTCTGGGAAGAAGTTTATTCCACTGCCGCTTGAACGCCGCAAACCAGATGGCCGCTATATTGAAATCAAGGGCGCAGCGGAAAATAATTTGAAAAATGTGAACGTGAAATTTCCACTCGGCGTTTTCACCGCCGTAACCGGTGTGTCTGGCTCTGGAAAAAGTACGCTCATTAACGAGATACTTCATAAATCGCTGGCGCAAAAGCTTAACCGTGCTAAAACAAAGCCGGGGGAACACAAGAGTATCAAGGGAATTGAACATTTAGAAAAAGTCATCGATATTGATCAGTCGCCAATCGGGCGAACACCGCGTTCCAATCCGGCTACGTATACCGGTGTATTTGATGATATCCGTGATGTGTTTTCGGCAACGAATGAAGCAAAGGTCCGCGGGTACAAAAAGGGCCGCTTCAGCTTTAATGTCAAGGGCGGACGCTGTGAAGCCTGCCGCGGTGATGGGATTATCAAGATTGAAATGCACTTTTTGCCTGATGTCTATGTTCCGTGTGAAGTATGCCATGGGAAACGATATAACCGTGAAACACTAGAGGTAAAATACAAAGGGAAAAGCATTTCCGATATTCTCGATATGACTGTAGAAGCAGCAGTTGAATTTTTCGAAAACATTCCAAAAATCAGCCGCAAACTGCAAACGATTTTGGATGTCGGGCTTGGCTATGTGAAACTCGGCCAGCCGGCAACGACACTGTCCGGAGGCGAAGCCCAGCGCGTGAAGCTTGCTTCAGAACTTCATCGCCGTTCGACCGGGAAGACCTTCTACATTTTGGATGAGCCGACAACCGGGCTGCATGTGGATGACATTTCTCGTTTGCTTGTTGTGTTGCAGCGTCTAGTGGAAAATGGCGACACTGTTTTAGTCATTGAGCACAATCTTGATGTCATTAAGGCAGCCGATTACCTCGTCGACCTTGGTCCTGAAGGCGGAGACAAAGGCGGAACAATTGTCGCGACCGGAACACCGGAGAAGATTGCAGAAACCCCTGCGTCATATACGGGAAAATACCTAAAGCCAATCCTTGATCGGGATCGAGAGCGAATGAAACAGCTAGTTGCTGATAAAAGTGCCGTAAAAGCATAA